The Celeribacter marinus genome window below encodes:
- a CDS encoding SCP2 sterol-binding domain-containing protein — protein MSDVITTAVDALNEKIEGGFAAGTAKFVIEGEGSIVIDVDGARASDDAADVTLTADVDTFQGMLDGSLNPTAAFMGGSLSVDGDMGMAMQLGAALA, from the coding sequence ATGAGCGACGTTATCACCACAGCCGTGGACGCATTGAACGAGAAAATCGAAGGCGGCTTTGCCGCTGGGACCGCGAAATTCGTCATCGAAGGCGAAGGCTCTATTGTCATCGACGTTGACGGCGCACGCGCCAGCGATGACGCTGCAGACGTAACGCTAACGGCCGATGTCGACACATTCCAAGGGATGCTTGACGGCTCCTTGAACCCCACCGCCGCTTTTATGGGCGGATCACTCTCAGTTGATGGTGATATGGGCATGGCAATGCAGCTTGGTGCCGCACTGGCATAA
- a CDS encoding alpha/beta fold hydrolase: MKAAPYYADVADGPQSGHAYWLTTSDGLRIRAGVWPLDTETAHDTGPDTPKGTVFILPGRTECIEKYGRGARDLAALGYASLAIDWRGQGIADRQLSNRNIGHVVSFSDYQYDLKAVIDMADTLKLPQPYFLIGHSMGGAIGLRAVINGAHPFKAAVFSAPMWGIGLNVIQRILVKLAAPLLSALGLSGMIALGTRQKPYMLWKPFKGNKLTSDRDMYNYMAHQVVAHPDLSLGGPSVRWVQESMRENKEVAALSAPDLPALCFLGSDEKIVHTDEVRTRAANWASCELVEIAGGRHEIPMETPAIRAEFYGKSAALFDTQLS, translated from the coding sequence ATGAAAGCCGCGCCGTATTATGCCGATGTTGCCGATGGGCCCCAATCGGGCCACGCCTATTGGCTCACGACATCTGACGGGCTACGGATCCGCGCAGGGGTCTGGCCACTAGACACTGAGACCGCACACGACACCGGCCCCGACACCCCAAAAGGCACAGTGTTCATCTTACCCGGTCGCACCGAATGCATTGAGAAATACGGGCGCGGCGCGCGCGATCTGGCCGCTCTTGGCTATGCATCCCTTGCGATTGACTGGCGTGGACAGGGCATTGCGGACCGACAGTTGAGCAACCGAAACATCGGCCATGTCGTCTCCTTTTCCGACTACCAATATGACCTCAAAGCCGTGATTGATATGGCGGACACGCTCAAACTGCCACAGCCCTACTTTCTCATCGGCCATTCCATGGGCGGTGCGATCGGCCTCAGAGCGGTTATAAACGGTGCGCATCCCTTTAAAGCGGCTGTATTTTCCGCGCCGATGTGGGGCATTGGGCTCAATGTAATCCAACGCATTTTGGTCAAATTGGCCGCGCCACTCCTATCGGCACTTGGACTATCGGGTATGATTGCCCTTGGCACGCGCCAAAAACCTTACATGCTTTGGAAGCCGTTCAAGGGCAACAAACTCACCTCAGATCGTGACATGTACAACTACATGGCGCATCAAGTGGTCGCACATCCCGATCTGTCCCTTGGTGGGCCGTCTGTGCGTTGGGTCCAAGAATCAATGCGCGAGAACAAAGAAGTGGCGGCATTATCTGCGCCCGACCTTCCTGCGCTCTGCTTTCTTGGCTCGGACGAGAAAATCGTTCACACAGACGAGGTGCGCACGCGCGCTGCCAATTGGGCCAGTTGCGAGTTGGTCGAGATCGCGGGCGGACGACATGAGATTCCAATGGAAACACCCGCGATACGTGCCGAATTTTATGGAAAATCAGCGGCTTTGTTTGATACGCAATTGAGCTGA
- the rpoH gene encoding RNA polymerase sigma factor RpoH: MSNYSNLPAPSPEQGLNRYMQEIRKFPMLEHEEEYMLAKRWVDHEDSSAAHKLVTSHLRLAAKIAMGYRGYGLPQAEVVSEANVGLMQAVKRFDPEKGFRLSTYAMWWIRASIQEYILRSWSLVKLGTTSAQKKLFFNLRKAKSRIGALEVGDMHPDNVARIATDLGVTEDEVISMNRRMAGGDASLNATVGDEDGAAQWQDWLEDESANTAADYEAKDELESRRALLAQAMDVLNEREKDILVQRKLQDKPVTLEDLSSKYDVSRERIRQIEVRAFEKLQDRMKVLAAQEGMSEDA, translated from the coding sequence ATGAGTAATTACAGCAATCTGCCGGCTCCATCGCCCGAACAGGGTTTGAATCGCTACATGCAGGAAATTCGCAAATTTCCGATGCTCGAGCACGAAGAAGAATACATGCTCGCCAAACGGTGGGTTGATCACGAGGACAGTTCAGCAGCCCACAAACTGGTGACATCGCACCTACGATTGGCCGCTAAAATCGCTATGGGCTATCGTGGATACGGACTGCCGCAGGCTGAGGTCGTGTCAGAGGCTAACGTGGGGCTGATGCAGGCTGTTAAACGGTTTGATCCCGAAAAGGGCTTTCGGCTGTCCACCTACGCGATGTGGTGGATCAGGGCGTCGATTCAGGAATATATCTTGCGCTCTTGGAGCCTTGTGAAGCTTGGCACAACATCCGCCCAAAAGAAGCTGTTCTTTAATCTGCGCAAGGCCAAGTCACGCATTGGTGCGCTTGAAGTTGGGGATATGCACCCCGACAACGTGGCGCGCATTGCGACTGACTTGGGTGTGACCGAGGACGAAGTGATTTCCATGAACCGCCGTATGGCGGGTGGCGATGCCTCGCTCAATGCCACGGTCGGTGACGAGGATGGCGCGGCGCAATGGCAAGACTGGTTGGAAGATGAAAGCGCCAACACGGCCGCTGATTACGAGGCCAAGGACGAATTGGAAAGCCGCCGAGCCCTATTGGCGCAAGCGATGGACGTGCTCAACGAGCGTGAAAAAGACATCCTTGTGCAGCGCAAATTGCAAGACAAGCCTGTGACGCTTGAGGATTTGTCGAGCAAATATGATGTGTCGCGTGAACGCATTCGTCAAATCGAGGTGCGTGCATTTGAAAAGTTGCAAGACCGGATGAAGGTTCTCGCAGCCCAAGAGGGCATGTCCGAGGACGCCTAA
- a CDS encoding Gfo/Idh/MocA family protein, with amino-acid sequence MSNPVRWGVLGAAKFAREYMARAIHEAEGAQLVALATSSAAKAEPFQAFCPELQVFTDYDALLASDTVDAIYIPLPNHLHVEWAQKALDAGKHVLVEKPIAMSADEIDGLIAKRDTTGLHCAEAYMIAHHPQWTRVRDLVAEGVIGDLVQVDVAFSYNNAADTDNIRNRAETGGGAAGDIGVYAFGCARFVTGEEPDAIISTRIVREAGVDVTTEITATFPSFSYHGYVSMRMAPYQEARFHGTKGVIVVKTPFNARVAGQAELEIRLSDHVRIETFPAVNHYAVQVENFCRTVRAGAAYPWDLENAKGTQTMIDAVFAADRA; translated from the coding sequence ATGTCAAATCCAGTACGGTGGGGCGTTTTAGGCGCGGCCAAGTTTGCACGCGAATATATGGCGCGGGCCATCCATGAGGCTGAGGGCGCACAATTGGTCGCTTTGGCCACATCGAGCGCCGCAAAGGCCGAGCCGTTTCAGGCGTTTTGCCCTGAATTACAGGTATTCACGGACTATGATGCGCTATTGGCCAGCGACACGGTGGACGCGATTTACATCCCGCTTCCCAACCACCTGCACGTCGAATGGGCGCAAAAGGCGTTGGATGCTGGCAAACATGTTTTGGTCGAAAAGCCGATTGCGATGAGTGCGGATGAGATCGACGGGTTGATCGCCAAACGCGATACCACGGGTCTGCACTGTGCCGAGGCCTACATGATTGCGCATCACCCGCAATGGACGCGCGTGCGCGATCTGGTCGCTGAGGGCGTTATAGGCGATTTGGTTCAGGTCGATGTGGCGTTTTCCTATAACAATGCCGCCGATACCGACAATATCCGCAACCGTGCCGAGACGGGTGGCGGGGCTGCCGGTGACATTGGAGTCTATGCCTTTGGGTGCGCGCGGTTTGTGACGGGTGAGGAGCCTGATGCGATCATCTCGACCCGCATTGTGCGTGAGGCGGGTGTCGATGTCACAACCGAGATCACCGCGACATTCCCGAGCTTTTCCTATCACGGCTACGTCTCCATGCGCATGGCACCCTACCAAGAGGCGCGGTTTCATGGGACCAAAGGCGTGATCGTGGTCAAAACCCCATTCAACGCCCGTGTCGCGGGGCAGGCCGAACTGGAGATCCGTTTGTCCGATCATGTCCGGATCGAGACGTTTCCAGCCGTCAATCATTACGCGGTTCAGGTCGAAAACTTTTGTCGCACGGTGCGCGCGGGTGCGGCCTATCCGTGGGATTTGGAAAACGCCAAGGGGACGCAAACGATGATCGATGCGGTTTTTGCGGCAGATCGGGCCTGA
- a CDS encoding tetratricopeptide repeat protein gives MIRGIAPLGQKATLGSVMMWFQQYLKCAVASVSVSAVLCAAMPAAAVDAARLDDLFARLPQAHAGEAAQIEDEIALELARSGSDAMDLLLERGRAALAMGDFRSAIEHFTALIDHAPDFAEGYNGRATAYYMVGLYGPSMQDIGRVLTVEPRHFGALSGLALILEATDGAAKSLEVLYAIREVHPHMTGLSDRIARLELHLEGTAL, from the coding sequence ATGATACGAGGCATTGCCCCGCTTGGCCAGAAAGCTACACTTGGGAGTGTTATGATGTGGTTTCAACAATATCTCAAATGTGCCGTTGCGTCCGTGAGCGTGTCGGCGGTCCTTTGCGCAGCGATGCCTGCGGCGGCGGTGGATGCCGCGCGTCTGGATGACCTGTTTGCACGCCTTCCTCAGGCGCATGCGGGCGAGGCGGCGCAGATCGAGGATGAAATTGCGCTAGAGTTGGCGCGCTCCGGCTCTGACGCGATGGATTTACTATTGGAGCGCGGGCGTGCCGCCTTGGCGATGGGTGATTTTAGGAGCGCGATTGAGCATTTCACCGCCCTCATAGATCACGCGCCAGATTTTGCCGAAGGTTACAACGGGCGTGCAACAGCCTATTATATGGTGGGGCTTTATGGGCCGTCGATGCAAGATATCGGGCGCGTTTTAACGGTTGAGCCGCGTCATTTTGGCGCGCTATCGGGCTTGGCGCTTATCTTGGAGGCGACCGATGGTGCGGCAAAGTCTCTTGAAGTTCTCTATGCAATCCGCGAAGTGCACCCCCATATGACCGGACTGTCTGACCGGATTGCACGGCTGGAACTGCATCTTGAGGGCACGGCGCTATAG
- a CDS encoding M3 family oligoendopeptidase, with translation MHLTFPAPVFDANAQGASDKNFGDLPNWDLSDLYPAADAPEVQRDLDWVHTACATFAADYEGKLADLDGAGMYECITRNERISQVAGRLGSFAGLLYYQNTTDGERVKFFSDVQDKLTTSTAPLVFFSLEVNRIPDETIETMLGHADLARYRPIFERMRKMRPYQLSDELERYEHDMSIVGASAWNKLFDETVADLSFTVNGEDMGLEAIATLLSEQDRDTREAAAREIARVLGLNIKIFTRVHNTLAKMGDVEDKWRGMPTPQTGRHLSNDVEPEVVEALRNSVVAAYPKLSHRYYELKRGWLGLDKLQVWDRNAPLPMEEKRTIHWDEARKTVMDAYAGFDPKMAAIAEPFFDKGWIDAGVKPGKAPGAFAHPTVTDAHPYVMLNYLGKQRDVMTLAHELGHGVHQVLAAEQGEMLSSTPLTLAETASVFGEMLTFQKLLADAKTDAERKILLAGKVEDMINTVVRQIAFYDFECKLHEARKSGELTSADINALWMSVQGESLGPAFEFMDGYETFWSYVPHFVHSPFYVYAYAFGDGLVNALYAAYQEQPEGFQDKYFDMLKAGGSLHHSELLKPFGLDASDPKFWDKGLSMISGMIDQLEAME, from the coding sequence ATGCACCTGACCTTTCCCGCGCCCGTTTTCGATGCCAATGCCCAAGGGGCAAGTGACAAGAATTTTGGCGATCTTCCCAACTGGGATCTAAGCGATCTGTACCCCGCCGCGGACGCACCTGAGGTGCAGCGTGATCTGGATTGGGTCCACACCGCCTGTGCCACCTTTGCCGCCGATTACGAGGGAAAACTCGCGGACCTTGACGGCGCGGGCATGTATGAGTGCATCACCCGCAATGAGCGCATTTCCCAAGTGGCGGGCCGTCTCGGCTCGTTCGCGGGGCTGCTCTATTACCAAAACACCACCGATGGTGAGCGCGTCAAATTCTTTTCCGATGTCCAAGACAAGCTAACCACCTCCACCGCGCCCTTGGTGTTTTTCTCGCTCGAAGTGAACCGCATTCCCGATGAGACGATCGAGACCATGTTAGGCCATGCCGATCTGGCGCGTTACCGGCCGATATTCGAGCGGATGCGCAAAATGCGCCCCTATCAATTGTCTGACGAATTGGAGCGCTACGAGCACGATATGTCCATCGTCGGGGCCTCCGCATGGAACAAATTGTTCGACGAAACGGTTGCTGATTTGAGCTTTACCGTAAACGGCGAGGACATGGGGCTAGAGGCTATTGCCACGCTTTTGTCCGAGCAAGACCGCGACACCCGCGAGGCAGCAGCCCGCGAAATCGCGCGCGTCCTTGGCCTCAACATCAAAATTTTCACCCGTGTTCACAACACTTTGGCCAAGATGGGCGATGTTGAGGACAAATGGCGCGGGATGCCAACGCCGCAAACGGGGCGTCACCTGTCCAACGATGTCGAACCCGAAGTGGTCGAGGCGTTGCGCAACTCCGTTGTTGCCGCCTACCCCAAACTCTCGCATCGCTATTACGAGTTGAAACGCGGTTGGCTTGGCCTCGACAAACTCCAAGTTTGGGACCGCAATGCGCCTTTGCCAATGGAAGAGAAACGCACCATTCATTGGGACGAGGCGCGCAAAACCGTGATGGACGCCTACGCGGGGTTCGACCCCAAAATGGCCGCCATTGCCGAGCCGTTTTTCGACAAGGGATGGATCGACGCGGGTGTAAAGCCCGGCAAAGCCCCCGGTGCTTTTGCCCATCCCACCGTCACGGACGCGCACCCCTATGTGATGCTCAACTATCTGGGCAAACAGCGCGATGTGATGACGTTGGCGCATGAGTTGGGCCACGGCGTCCACCAAGTACTGGCCGCCGAGCAAGGTGAAATGCTGTCCTCCACACCTCTCACACTGGCCGAAACGGCCTCGGTGTTTGGCGAGATGCTCACGTTCCAAAAACTTCTGGCAGATGCCAAAACCGATGCCGAGCGCAAAATCCTGCTTGCAGGCAAAGTTGAGGACATGATCAACACGGTGGTGCGCCAAATCGCGTTTTATGACTTTGAATGCAAACTCCATGAGGCGCGTAAAAGCGGGGAGTTGACCTCTGCCGATATCAACGCGCTTTGGATGTCCGTTCAGGGTGAAAGCCTTGGGCCTGCGTTCGAATTTATGGACGGCTACGAGACCTTTTGGTCCTATGTCCCCCACTTCGTCCACTCACCGTTCTACGTCTACGCCTATGCCTTTGGTGATGGGCTCGTGAACGCGCTCTATGCCGCCTACCAAGAGCAGCCAGAGGGCTTTCAAGACAAGTATTTCGACATGCTTAAAGCGGGCGGATCACTGCACCACTCCGAGTTGTTGAAACCCTTTGGCCTTGATGCCTCGGACCCAAAATTCTGGGACAAAGGCCTCTCGATGATCTCGGGCATGATTGATCAATTGGAAGCGATGGAATAG
- a CDS encoding RluA family pseudouridine synthase, which produces MSAIKITFQIAENPPKRLDKAIARDVPEAANLSRSRLARLIADGAVVVNGAVALDQKAKISEGDTVEITVDEAVETELVAEDIALDVIFEDAHLIVINKPVGMVVHPAPGSPSGTLVNALMHHCGESLSGIGGEKRPGIVHRIDKDTSGLLVVAKSDQAHHGLAKQFEKHTVERKYIALVYGAPDVMDPRLRGVKGIGFEGANILRISTMLGRSKNDRQKQAVSFSEGRHAITRARPLDLFGTPPQVALVECWLETGRTHQIRVHMAHAGHGLVGDQTYGGRRKLSHKALSEAARDAVAQFPRQALHAAVLGFKHPVTSEDMSFEAQLPADMAGLIATLG; this is translated from the coding sequence ATGTCAGCCATCAAAATCACCTTTCAGATTGCGGAAAATCCGCCCAAGCGCCTTGATAAGGCGATTGCCCGCGATGTGCCAGAGGCGGCAAACCTGTCGCGCTCACGTTTGGCGAGATTGATTGCGGATGGGGCCGTTGTTGTAAATGGCGCGGTGGCCTTGGATCAAAAGGCTAAGATATCCGAGGGCGATACCGTCGAGATCACGGTGGATGAAGCGGTTGAGACCGAACTTGTGGCTGAGGATATCGCGCTCGATGTTATTTTTGAGGACGCGCACCTGATTGTTATCAACAAGCCTGTGGGGATGGTGGTGCATCCTGCACCCGGAAGTCCCTCAGGGACGCTTGTGAATGCGCTGATGCACCATTGTGGGGAAAGCCTATCGGGGATCGGCGGCGAAAAGCGCCCCGGTATTGTCCACCGCATCGACAAAGACACCAGCGGGTTGTTGGTCGTGGCCAAAAGCGATCAGGCCCACCACGGTCTCGCCAAACAGTTTGAAAAGCACACGGTCGAGCGTAAATATATCGCGCTCGTGTACGGAGCACCTGATGTGATGGACCCACGGTTGCGCGGCGTTAAAGGCATCGGTTTTGAAGGTGCGAACATTTTGCGCATTTCCACCATGCTTGGACGCTCCAAAAACGATCGTCAAAAGCAGGCGGTGAGTTTTTCCGAGGGGCGTCATGCGATTACGCGGGCGCGGCCGTTGGATCTATTCGGCACACCGCCTCAGGTGGCTCTGGTCGAGTGTTGGTTGGAAACGGGACGGACGCATCAAATTCGTGTGCATATGGCGCATGCCGGTCACGGGCTTGTCGGTGATCAAACCTATGGCGGGCGGCGCAAGCTGTCGCACAAAGCGCTGTCAGAAGCAGCCCGTGATGCGGTTGCGCAGTTCCCGCGTCAGGCGCTTCATGCGGCGGTCTTGGGATTCAAGCATCCCGTGACGTCAGAGGATATGAGCTTTGAGGCGCAATTGCCCGCCGATATGGCGGGATTGATCGCAACCCTCGGGTAG
- a CDS encoding RNA-binding S4 domain-containing protein: MHEKRETIRLDKWLWFARFFKTRSLATKVVTSGHVRLNSVKTSKKSTLIGQGDVLTFRQGDDIRVVEIAMLGTRRGPAPEAQTLYIDKTPVKEARDYVPPSPKFEGKGRPTKKDRRTGLLSRRDMLD; encoded by the coding sequence ATGCACGAAAAGCGGGAGACAATCCGTCTCGACAAGTGGCTGTGGTTCGCCCGCTTTTTCAAAACCCGCTCGTTGGCGACGAAAGTCGTCACGAGCGGTCATGTGCGCCTCAATTCCGTAAAAACGTCAAAGAAGAGCACCTTGATCGGGCAGGGCGATGTCCTGACCTTTCGGCAAGGCGACGACATTCGTGTGGTCGAGATTGCGATGCTGGGAACGCGGCGCGGCCCCGCGCCCGAGGCCCAAACCCTCTACATTGACAAGACTCCCGTCAAAGAGGCGCGGGATTACGTTCCGCCATCTCCCAAATTCGAGGGAAAAGGTCGCCCAACTAAGAAAGATCGTCGCACCGGTCTTCTTTCCCGCCGTGATATGCTTGATTGA
- a CDS encoding helicase-related protein: MSSALGTGGQVIAVLGPTNTGKTHYAIERMLGHRTGVIGLPLRLLAREVYDRIVAARGPSVVALVTGEERIVPARAQYWVCTVEAMPTGMGADFLAVDEIQLCADPERGHIFTDRLLNARGTHETLFMGADTMRSVIQHLIPKAQFMHRDRFSKLTYAGSKKVSRMPARSAIVGFSVDNVYAMAELLRRQKGGAAVVMGALSPRTRNAQVELYQNGDVDYLVATDAIGMGLNLDVGHVAFSSVIKFDGRRMRHLAPNELGQIAGRAGRYMTDGTFGVTGEAEGLDDEVIEAIEEHRFAPIKRLLWRNDRLEFGSVQGLIASLEAAPKDQVLVRAPQADDLMALKTISELQAVRPRVKTGRDVRLLWDVCRVPDFRGIGKGEHTSLLEQIFGFLHEFGRVPDDWFAQKIKRINRTDGDIDTLSKRLAYIRTWTYVAQREGWVDDKNHWRDETRAVEDRLSDALHCALTQRFVDRRTSVLLRRLKQKEGLVADVNDKGEVTVEGELIGRLEGFRFIQDKASSPDEAKTLTQAATAALAPEFNLRSDRFYNAPDTEMDFTEQGGLMWGEYAVGKLVVGDDALKPQITAFVDEAAGVDVAEKVKRRLQHFIDRKIATLFEPLLAISKDEALTGLARGFAFRLVENLGVIPRQSVAAEVKELDQEARGALRKHGVRFGQFTIFMPAILKPAPTRLRLLLWALNAKLDEFPDSPPPGLVTIPALKDAPEGYYDMSGYRLGGERAIRIDMLERLADLLRSEDSRGGFEANPDMLSITGMTLEQFANLMDGLGYKSEKAERVKVKAADRVVAAQAATTPVEVASTGDTAEVETAEVAEEVAPQAPVADVAETETPVGEAADAAVVEAEMEVFYTFTWGGNRGGNRRQGGQNQGQAQGARPQAKQGGKPAGKGGPRRDGKGGPRRDGGKGKGGDTKPQNFSARPPRKEKPIDPDNPFAAALMGLKDKK, translated from the coding sequence ATGAGCAGTGCTTTGGGCACCGGCGGGCAAGTGATCGCCGTCTTAGGTCCGACAAATACGGGTAAAACCCACTATGCAATCGAGCGGATGTTGGGCCACCGTACGGGCGTCATCGGTTTGCCGCTGCGTCTTTTGGCGCGTGAGGTCTATGACCGGATCGTGGCCGCACGCGGCCCGTCTGTTGTGGCCTTGGTCACAGGCGAAGAGCGGATTGTACCCGCGCGTGCTCAATATTGGGTGTGCACGGTGGAGGCGATGCCCACGGGAATGGGTGCGGATTTTCTGGCCGTTGACGAAATTCAACTGTGCGCCGATCCCGAGCGCGGGCATATTTTCACCGACCGTCTTTTGAACGCACGCGGCACCCACGAGACGTTGTTTATGGGCGCAGATACCATGCGGTCCGTCATTCAGCATCTGATCCCAAAAGCGCAATTCATGCACCGCGACCGGTTTTCCAAATTAACCTACGCAGGGTCGAAAAAGGTAAGTCGGATGCCCGCGCGGTCCGCAATCGTGGGGTTTTCGGTTGATAATGTCTATGCCATGGCCGAGCTGTTGCGCCGTCAAAAAGGGGGCGCTGCGGTTGTTATGGGGGCGCTGAGCCCGCGCACCCGCAACGCACAGGTGGAGCTCTATCAAAACGGCGATGTGGATTACCTCGTGGCCACGGATGCCATCGGGATGGGGCTTAATCTGGACGTGGGGCATGTGGCGTTTTCCTCCGTTATCAAATTCGATGGGCGGCGGATGCGACATCTCGCCCCCAATGAGTTGGGCCAGATCGCGGGGCGGGCAGGGCGCTACATGACCGATGGCACCTTTGGCGTGACGGGTGAGGCCGAGGGTCTTGATGACGAGGTTATTGAGGCGATCGAGGAACACCGGTTCGCGCCGATCAAAAGGCTGTTGTGGCGCAATGATCGTTTGGAATTCGGGTCGGTTCAGGGGTTGATTGCCTCACTGGAGGCCGCGCCGAAAGATCAGGTTTTGGTCAGAGCGCCGCAAGCCGACGATCTGATGGCGTTAAAAACCATATCAGAATTACAGGCCGTTCGCCCCCGCGTTAAAACGGGTCGCGATGTCCGTTTGCTATGGGATGTCTGCCGCGTTCCCGATTTTCGCGGCATAGGCAAAGGCGAACACACATCCTTGTTGGAACAGATATTCGGGTTCCTGCACGAATTCGGGCGTGTCCCCGACGACTGGTTCGCGCAGAAAATCAAACGGATCAACCGCACAGACGGTGACATAGATACCCTGTCTAAAAGGCTGGCATATATCCGAACTTGGACATATGTTGCGCAGCGCGAGGGCTGGGTCGATGATAAAAATCATTGGCGCGACGAAACCCGCGCAGTAGAAGACCGATTGTCAGACGCGCTACACTGTGCGTTGACGCAGAGATTTGTTGACCGGCGGACGAGTGTGCTCCTTCGGCGGTTGAAGCAGAAGGAGGGCCTTGTGGCCGACGTAAACGACAAAGGTGAAGTGACGGTTGAGGGTGAACTCATTGGCCGTCTCGAAGGGTTCCGCTTTATTCAGGATAAGGCGTCTAGCCCCGATGAAGCCAAAACACTGACGCAAGCTGCGACTGCCGCGCTCGCGCCAGAATTTAATTTGCGCTCTGACCGCTTCTATAATGCGCCGGACACAGAGATGGATTTCACCGAACAAGGTGGTCTGATGTGGGGCGAATATGCCGTGGGCAAACTTGTGGTGGGCGATGATGCGCTTAAACCTCAGATCACAGCGTTTGTTGATGAGGCCGCAGGCGTGGACGTGGCCGAAAAGGTCAAACGCCGCTTGCAGCATTTCATTGATCGCAAAATCGCGACCTTGTTCGAGCCGCTTTTGGCGATCTCGAAAGACGAGGCGCTGACAGGTCTTGCGCGTGGCTTTGCCTTCCGTCTGGTTGAAAACCTTGGCGTGATCCCGCGTCAATCGGTGGCCGCAGAGGTTAAGGAATTGGACCAAGAGGCCCGTGGCGCGTTGCGCAAACACGGTGTGCGCTTTGGTCAGTTCACGATCTTTATGCCGGCTATTTTGAAACCCGCACCGACGCGTTTGCGTCTGTTGTTGTGGGCGCTCAACGCGAAACTCGACGAGTTTCCCGATAGCCCCCCTCCGGGTCTGGTGACCATCCCCGCGCTCAAAGATGCGCCTGAGGGTTATTACGATATGTCCGGCTACCGCCTTGGTGGTGAGCGTGCGATTCGCATCGACATGTTGGAACGTCTGGCGGATCTCTTGCGCTCCGAGGATAGCCGTGGCGGGTTCGAGGCGAACCCAGACATGCTGTCGATCACCGGTATGACGTTGGAACAGTTTGCCAATCTCATGGATGGCTTGGGCTATAAGTCCGAGAAGGCCGAGCGGGTGAAGGTCAAAGCGGCCGATCGGGTTGTGGCGGCGCAGGCGGCGACGACACCGGTTGAGGTCGCATCCACTGGTGACACGGCTGAGGTTGAAACGGCTGAGGTCGCTGAAGAGGTCGCACCACAAGCTCCAGTGGCTGACGTGGCCGAGACTGAAACACCTGTAGGTGAGGCCGCTGATGCGGCTGTTGTTGAGGCCGAGATGGAGGTGTTTTACACCTTCACTTGGGGTGGAAACCGTGGCGGCAATCGCCGTCAGGGTGGCCAAAACCAAGGTCAGGCCCAAGGCGCACGTCCCCAAGCCAAACAAGGCGGAAAACCCGCCGGCAAAGGTGGCCCGCGCCGTGATGGCAAAGGCGGTCCACGCCGTGACGGTGGCAAAGGAAAAGGTGGCGATACAAAGCCGCAAAACTTCTCCGCGCGCCCCCCACGCAAAGAAAAGCCGATTGATCCCGATAATCCATTCGCCGCCGCGCTGATGGGTCTCAAAGACAAAAAGTAA
- the fdxA gene encoding ferredoxin FdxA, with protein sequence MTYVVIENCIACKYTDCVEVCPVDCFYEGENMLVIHPDECIDCGVCEPECPADAIRPDTEPDMEKWVEFNRKYSEAWPVILSKKDPMPGYEEKDGETGKMEKYFSEAAGEGDA encoded by the coding sequence ATGACCTACGTTGTCATTGAAAACTGTATCGCCTGTAAATACACCGACTGCGTCGAAGTGTGTCCAGTGGACTGCTTTTACGAGGGGGAGAACATGCTTGTGATCCACCCCGACGAGTGTATCGACTGTGGCGTGTGCGAGCCTGAGTGCCCCGCTGACGCTATCCGTCCAGACACCGAGCCGGATATGGAAAAGTGGGTTGAGTTCAACCGGAAGTATTCCGAGGCATGGCCCGTTATCCTCTCTAAAAAAGACCCGATGCCCGGGTATGAGGAAAAGGACGGCGAGACCGGTAAGATGGAGAAGTATTTCTCCGAAGCGGCGGGCGAAGGCGACGCATAG
- a CDS encoding DUF4389 domain-containing protein, translated as MADPNEFDHVMPDLGTEPRERPVGEVHENLAARILYSILIWIMMSFASTIIGFLALVQGVILLTSGKKPNARIAGFGTDIGIWFAKSTRYITADSETKPWPWTELD; from the coding sequence ATGGCCGACCCCAACGAATTTGATCACGTTATGCCTGATTTAGGCACTGAACCGCGCGAACGTCCTGTGGGCGAAGTGCATGAAAACCTTGCGGCGCGTATCCTCTATTCGATCCTGATCTGGATTATGATGAGTTTCGCCTCCACCATCATTGGATTTCTTGCACTTGTGCAGGGGGTCATTCTTTTGACGTCTGGTAAAAAGCCCAATGCCCGTATTGCAGGGTTCGGCACGGATATCGGGATTTGGTTTGCAAAATCTACACGTTACATCACCGCCGATAGCGAGACAAAGCCGTGGCCGTGGACCGAACTGGACTAA